Proteins found in one Bacillota bacterium genomic segment:
- a CDS encoding TIGR03915 family putative DNA repair protein — MSDRADVVYIYDGSFDGLLCCIFESFSKHEIPADIIPMGSEQFQLFDTKEIETDSEKAKRVYLGIKEKISSDAQTLAKLGFLTCLPDKEMVISRFIIMGFRIGGKITGMLTNDTVSTLTKAVRFLLNESHLLKGFIRFTEYGQVLVSEIEPKNEVLPVIAAHFSTRFSREKFMIYDKTHKQALVYEPCSAKIFNVDDFRLPAADVKEDECKRMWRMFYDTIAVEGRTNPKCRMSHMPKRYWGNMTEFENRITDLPE; from the coding sequence TTGTCTGACCGGGCAGATGTAGTTTATATTTATGACGGCAGTTTTGATGGCCTTTTATGTTGTATTTTTGAGAGTTTCAGTAAGCATGAAATTCCCGCCGATATTATTCCTATGGGCTCAGAGCAGTTTCAGCTTTTTGATACTAAGGAAATCGAAACTGACAGTGAAAAGGCAAAGCGGGTTTACCTCGGGATAAAAGAGAAGATTTCATCAGATGCACAAACACTTGCCAAATTGGGATTTCTGACATGTCTGCCTGATAAGGAGATGGTCATTTCCCGTTTTATTATAATGGGTTTTCGTATAGGCGGAAAGATAACCGGTATGCTCACGAATGATACTGTCAGCACATTAACAAAAGCAGTTAGGTTTTTGCTTAATGAAAGTCATTTGCTTAAAGGCTTTATCCGTTTCACTGAATACGGACAAGTCCTTGTTTCTGAAATTGAGCCTAAAAACGAAGTTCTTCCTGTTATAGCCGCGCATTTCAGCACCAGATTTTCCCGCGAAAAATTTATGATCTACGATAAAACCCATAAGCAGGCACTTGTTTATGAGCCCTGCTCTGCAAAAATATTTAATGTTGATGATTTCAGGCTTCCTGCCGCAGACGTTAAAGAAGACGAATGCAAACGAATGTGGAGAATGTTTTACGATACTATCGCAGTAGAGGGACGGACAAACCCAAAGTGCCGCATGTCCCATATGCCAAAGCGATACTGGGGAAATATGACTGAATTCGAAAATCGGATTACCGATCTGCCGGAATAA